Part of the Chanodichthys erythropterus isolate Z2021 chromosome 13, ASM2448905v1, whole genome shotgun sequence genome is shown below.
ATGCAATTCAATGAAGACACATTACTTTCCTATGGGAAACTGGAGCTCAGGTAGGCTGAACGTTTGAGTGTGTATTGGTTGAGAGTTTAGTTTTGTGCAGGTTTGCGGATTGTTGAAGTTTTTGGCCAATCTGAAAGGCAGCTCTGCAGGTGCAGGGAGTGTTGAGCAGTCGAGTCTGTATGAATGGAGTCGTGAATTCAACTCCGTTCTAACTGTGTCTGTCCTCTGCCTGACTCCTAATCCCTCCATAATCCCATTATGCAAATCCCCCACAATTCTCAGAGAGACTTTTAACGCAACAATTGCTGCAGCGAGACACCAGCTTTTGATCTGAAGGGAGGTTGAGAGcgcgagagagagcgagagggggCTTCGGAGACCTTGGCCCCAAAGAATGTGCTGATCCACAAGCTTGCCTCTGTCATAACCTAGTGTAATTTATGTGAAGCCCCAGGACATGCTAAACAAGATTACCATCATTCAGACAAAACCCATATTATTACTCTGTCAGGGTGAATATGCTGTGGGTTTTTTTGGCACCGCGTTGTCCAATCAGAGGAAGGTTTTCATTATGATGTCACTTCACTATTGGAAAGAGTCGCTGTAATAGATCTGTTAGCAGGTGGACGTCCAGCATCCCAACAATAGAGAGAAACACATTTTGTACAACAGCCACGTATTTGTTAGAGCTCATAGGCAATAAGTCTGCTTTGAATAGTCCGTCGTTTCTTTTGTTGCCCGATGGGGTGAATGTGGAAGTGTttaagataataataatgaattaactTAAACTCGCATCAATAAAAATGGTTCATTCACATCAATAAGTGCAATTAGAAAAGATTTGCAATGTGAAGATTTACAAGCTGACATTTAAAGAGAGACGAAAATATCCAAAGTATTTTGATGCATATTATGCTGTGGATTAAAATGAGAACATCAAAACAcatcaaaaaaaatatttttcaagcATAGTGAAGCTTGACTTTTTGGTTAGATACAATGTTAAGAGTGTTAATCATTGGATTATACCTTGCTTTTAATTTGTCTAACCTGTTTATATGACTGACTGGCAGTGTGAAGTAATtaataatttagtatttttttattgccttgaaaatgaaaaaaaaaagaaatttataaagttaaatatcattaaaatatattaaatttatgaaatttaatattaatattatttactgTGAAGTTAAGattaaatatgaattatatatgaattataaattcatataatttataaataataatatttatggatataattattcatttaaaaatataaaaataaaagaatagaACAAATATATCAGGATAGAATAGTTTTTACTGCTGTGAAGTCAAGATTAAATATGAATTATAAAttgataagatttttttttgaataatataaataattatatttgtgcatataatttaaacatttaataatatgaaaataaaagaaTAGAAAAAGCATTTTTGATGCTATATGAAGTCCAGGATAAGATGCATGATACGAAAGCTTTATATTAACGTGCCCTGCTTGGTTTAAACACTAGACTGCAGTTTGTTTTACTTGTTCAGTTGGTCAAAAGCTGGATTTCCTTGTATTTAGCCCCCGAATGCTATAGCTGTGAatggaaacatgatgcattatgTTAATCAATTTAAACGCATTAATGGCAGATGTAAAACTCGTTCCCCCCACTCACACCCTGTGACGTCACACAGCAGCATGACTATAAAAATGAGAGGCACAAGCCAAACCCCACCCCTCCCTCACATCCTCTCTCTCCTTCACCCTGTCTTCTGTCTGAGGAGTTCAGTGAGAGTGAGAGGACGGATGCGGGTTTATTACGTCTGCAATTACCTGACAAAACACTGCTCACTGCTGCTTTCATCTGCTGTCGGGACTATTTTGGGATTTTTTCATGCCAGAAAATTTGTTCCTGATGCCCCAACGTACATAGAGCTTCAAGACAACTGAAAGTGGTAAgatattgtttgtttgtaacaaaatgattttcattttaccCCAGTATGACAATGGCATGACCGTCCGTTTTATTTCCCTGTAGAAGTACCGCAGTATCATGACCAGGAAGGTGTTCACCAACACACGTGAGCGCTGGCGCCAACATAATGTCAACACAGCCTTCGCAGAGCTGCGGAAACTCATTCCCACGCACCCGCCTGAGAAAAAGCTCAGCAAGAACGAGATCCTGCGGCTGGCCATGCGCTACATCAACTTCCTGGTGACTCTGCTGGAGAGCCAGGGCGGAGAGCCGTCGACTCACTCGCAAGCCGCACTCCTCACACTGCTCACGGGGAACATGCAGAACCTGCGCACCGACCGCACCTGGACCAGCGACACCGACCCACCCTCTCCCGGGTCCAGCTGCGACAGTTCAGAAGCATGGTAGAATTAATCCTAACTGAGGCATGAGCATTCTGTGAGAGGATTCTGTGattgtgacatttttgaaaattccATCGCCATGGAGAGATAAAGCTGGAGTGGATTTCCGGAACTCGGAATGTTCATGTTCACTATGACATCAAAATCACTCATCTTTTCCATGCTGATTGGAAATGAATGATCTGTGGAAACCCAGAGACACTTTATTCACCAGTACTTCAAATCAAGCGGAAACCCTGAACAACATAAGCATTGTGAAGAATGCACTTTGGAAGCATCTCCcccaatattttttaatattaatataatttaatctcCTAAAAACTCAAGAATGTTTTGTTTGAGACTGAAGCCAGTAACAAGCTCAgatttcaaatttttatttatttgattgtatttaatgtttttatttaatatttatgctATTAATGGATTCAGCACATGCAACTAGTTGTacattaaattgtaatttattaaatggaaaatgttattgtttaaattacTCTGCAttcacaaatacaaaatatgttTTGCCAAAGATTATTTTTGTgcattcattattaaaaattgtagaatgtttttttctcatgaATCAAATAATTGTGTTACTTGAAAATGAttattgtattaatttattCGTCGatttgatattaaaataagtaaaaagtcTTAACGTTCTTCGAATTCACTAAAATATTTCAATCAAACATCATCGGGTTGGCGAAAGTGGTTTCATCCAAACcatgtgcatgcatgtattggTCTGCTCTAAACACTCTGATTGGCTTTTATGTTGTGGTCAGATCATTGTTCTCTGCAGCGGCAGTTTAGGAGCCGTGTGACCATAGCGATGACCTCTGGAAGTGTCCAAGCCACATGAGAGAGGGGATTGTAGACACAGCTTAACTTTTGGTCTGAGGCCAGAGGTCATCTTGGAGTCAAAATCCACACTCGTGAGTGACCAATCAGCTGCACAAAGAGGTGGATCATATTTTAATTAGACATTTAAAGGAGTGACAATACTGATAAAAATGATTCATATACACAGATGATGCAGAAGAAAGGCTATTTCACTTGTTTAGTAACTGGCCGAATCTCATATAACATGCAAAGAACACGTCCAAGTCAAATTTCAGCCCAAAaccaagaaaataaaaaaaaagaaattatattttgcatgtcTAGATTAGTTCGTTttattttgcattgtgacatctTTATGCCAATTAAGCACTCAGTGTCAATGgtactctgttttttttttaatgtaatttatgcagaaatttttcaaattcaaaaatctttttcaaatagtcattttttttagcattatattaatgaatatttttgGGGGGATAAATGTGTTAAAGTCATGAGGTCAAAATGAAAAAGGCTTGAATTTCCTCATgtaaattttaatttcttttttatttccttttcatttttagggtgaaatatgacctgaCCATTACTTTGTGACATTCAGCCATAAGATGATTTTGGATAAATGCATGTAACTGCAAATGAGCATATCCATCATTTATGTTCAGATCACTCTATTCTATTGGCCACATTTGACCTTAAGTGTAAAAATATTCAGTTAAATCCCTCTTAGCCGTGTTGGAATCATCATCAAGGAGGAAGAGTGTGTTTTTGGGCAGTTGTTCATACTACTTTACCCATTTGAAATCAGCAGCTGACCGCCCTCTGTACTAAACACCATTTAACACAACACACAATCACAACTGCAAACACAAAAAAGGATCCTAAAACCAAACACGGAAAAGCAAAGCTCATCTGGCgagtgtgtgaatggttgctaaTGCTTACTTAAACTAACCCTTCTGTTTTAGATCTAATGTTCAAACACGCATCATGCATCAGAACTTTGAATATCTACTAACAATGTGTTATTTAGAATGAATACCACACATAAGGCCAGATTTACTAAGAGCTTGCGCCAGTGCAAAATTAGCGCTGAAAAGTTgtggactgagttgtttttgtGGCTGACCTtgttgcatatgcatttgtagaagtttccctttcagacacaaaatttactggaggagagtatttaaattaaCCACGCAACgtgatttactaatgtttgctctagtcaatttactggtatttgtaccattattttaccttttttttttttttttgcatacatACAACACACCCACAGAGCGTATAATATACTATAAAGCAAATCTCAACtgcttgattttttatttcggTGCAAAATGTAACTATATTTTCGCCCatctttttatataaatttgaaTATATACTGTAAGTATGTTCAGCTTTATCCACATACATACAATACACTCATATAGGGTCATAGGCTATATACTAGGCCTTATGTAGCAAAACTAAACtgcttgatttttttattttgccaaaaatcaCCTAACTCATTATACAAAGTTGTATATATAAGGATCTGCATGCATACAGTATACTCGCATAGGTCGATACAAGAACTATATAGCAAATCTCAACTGCTTGATTGCTTGTATTGTAATGAAATCAGCTCtaatctgctaaatgattacactgtatacattatatacatCAAGATATTAAAAAACacatgattttctgtaaagctgttttaaaacaatgcatattatgaaaaatgctataaaaataaatctgactTGATCCATATCTAAGACTTCTTTCATCAATATATTGTGCTGTGCCATGTTTTAAATTGATAAATCTGCTAAAATTAGACTCAAGCTCTATAACACAGCAACTGATATTTAAAGCAAATTTTAAAACGATGAAAAGAGaggaaaatattaataataaataataagcaGAATCCGTTTCAGCATGACTAACACATCCCACGTCTCCTCTTCTTTCCAAGTGTCCTCCTCTCCTTCACTGTTCTACTCCAAGTATGCGGCTAATCTTCTATTGAGTGTGCTTTTCCTTATCGGAACCTCACACTCTGCCTAAATCTGTTATCACAATGGAGCAGATCATGGGCTTCTCCCTCTCTCCCCCCCTCACATGCATTCACTCCCGCGCTCCGTTGCCCTCCCCGAAAGGAGGCTGAATGCAGAAGTGTCTCTGGTGCCAACCGATTAGCCCTGATCTCTTTATACGTCTAAACCAATTCACATGCTGCATGCTAAATTTTTCCCACTCTGTCTGAGCCCCCGTCTCCAAAATAAAAAGGGCTGGAGGGGTCATAAATCCTTATATGTGCCTCcaccccaaaaaaaaaagaaagcatgGAAGAGAGGGTAGAAAGTGTTATCTGTGGGAGACAGGAGAGCTGGTTAGAGTGCAGGCAGGTGCATTGCTGGCTGGAGGGATGGCCATTGTTGGCTGGACAGCGGCTCTCTCCTCTAGAGCACTTTTTTATGGCACACTGACAATCCAATGATCTGTAATCAGATTATGCAAATCTATACTTCAAAAAGCAACATGCTGTAACTCACAGAGGAAGAAGAGTTTGAACATTTTGGATTAGGGGAAAAGTAAAATCTCTGAAACAGAAGCACAAATTCTATAAATGTTTGGTATTgtagatgtttttgatgaatacATCCTCCCATCCCAGTGTAATATGTTAAGGCAGGAATACACTACATATTCAGTCTGGAAGAGTTGACGCTTCACtgtcaaaaatgattttttgaatttgaataaaaCCAAGATTAGTTGAGTacgttttaaaagaaaatactgttacagtctttctacttcaaaactTTACGTTTAATTCATTGTGTTACTTGCAAGTTCTttgcaattatttgtaaaatgtacTAGTAATtaaattgtttgaaaataaatcCTACACCATTTTTTCTATTTATAGCGTAGTTGCAGAATGTCCCATTTTGGGCAGTTAGGATTGACAGATTTTGCAGAAAATTGTGGTGTATAAATCCTGACAGTTGGaggatatcaaacatgttttatattttgagctgaatttaGAACACATTATTGTCATTTGCCATGTGTATCCTAGCAACGtgataaatatttctgtgcGAGTTTGTTGTTTTCGGTACAATTTACTGTATGACGCCAAGTTGTCTCTGTAACCATTTACAAAGTTGGCAGTCATATCtagtgttttaaaggtgccatcgaacgtttttaagtctaaggtgtcccctgaatgtgtctgtgaagtttcagctcaaaataccccatagattttttttttattaatttttttaactgcctattttggggcataattaaaaatgcgccgattcaggctgcggcccctttaattgctcgcgctctccgccccctcccgagctctcgactctatcattgcttaaacaaagttcacacagctaatataacccacaaaatggatctttacaaagtgttcgtcatgcatgctgcatgcatacattggATTACgtgagtatttatttggatgtttacatttgattctgaacgagattgatagtgctctgtggctaacggctaatgctacactgttggagagatttataaagaatgaagttgtgtttatgaattatacagactgcaagtgtttaaaaatgaaaataacaatggtcttgtctccgtgaatacagtaagaaacgatggtaactttaaccacatttaacagtacattagcaacatgctaacgaaacatttagaaagacagtttacaaatatcactaaaaatatgatgatatcatggatcatgtcagttattattgctccatctgccattttttgctattgttcttgcttgcttacctagtctgatgtttcacctgtgcacagatccagacgtcctgcccttgtctaatgccttgaacatgagctggcatatgcaaatattgggccgtacatattaatgatcccgactgttacataacagtcggtgttatgttgagattcgcttgTTTTTcaaaggtcttttaaacaaattagatttatataagaaggaggaaacaacggtgtttgagactcactgtatgtcatttccatgtactgaactcttgttatttaactatgccaaggtaaattacatttttaattctagggcacctttaatatccgttcagatagataaatagatagataggatagttttatgcttttttttgtccttttcaaattgatcatttttatttgtgtatatatttatattttataatgttaaatatattcatattattagtatatgttattaatatataagataaaattacataaaaatacatttgtaatagtgaaaaatatataaaaataaaattattaatacataaaaataagaattatattttatatgagTATAAATAGTACTAAACATTACTGCCCCTAGTGGTTACTGCAGAACCGTGACTGactgcttttattttgaaaatctttACAAGTGTTTTAGGGAGGGTGCATACCATCTTTGTTTGGTCAGTCACTATTTCGGGCCATAAATGTGAAAGTGTGTTTCATGGGGCCTGGGAAGTGTGACAAGGTGCAGGAACAAAATTACCCACAGGAAGCAGGAAAAAACATGTTTGTCtcagtatttttttctgaaCTTGCATGTATGTATCATTCACTGCTTGAAATTTCATGTCAGCTACATATTCACAATAATTTTaccacaaaatatttttaagataaCTTTTACCTGAACAGTTTATTGATTGATCTCAACCATGACTTTGC
Proteins encoded:
- the tal2 gene encoding T-cell acute lymphocytic leukemia protein 2, yielding MTRKVFTNTRERWRQHNVNTAFAELRKLIPTHPPEKKLSKNEILRLAMRYINFLVTLLESQGGEPSTHSQAALLTLLTGNMQNLRTDRTWTSDTDPPSPGSSCDSSEAW